In Pseudomonas hamedanensis, a single window of DNA contains:
- a CDS encoding beta-ketoacyl-ACP synthase III, which produces MHNVVISGTGLYTPANSISNEELVQSFNTYVAQFNADNAEAIARGEVQALTESSAAFIEKASGIKSRFVMDKDGILDPQRMAPRLPERSNDEWSVLCQMAIGAAEQALQRAGKTAADIDGVIVACSNLQRAYPAIAIEVQEALGIQGFGFDMNVACSSATFGIQAAANSVQLGQARAILMVNPEVCTGHLNFRDRDSHFIFGDAATAVIIERADLATSKYQFDVVSTKLLTKFSNNIRNNFGFLNRAAEEGIGAPDKLFVQEGRKVFKDVCPMVAELIGAHLQENQLNVADVKRFWLHQANLSMNHLIVRKLLGREATEEEAPVILDTYANTSSAGSVIAFHKNQDDLASGSLAVLSSFGAGYSIGSVILRKR; this is translated from the coding sequence ATGCATAACGTCGTCATCAGCGGCACCGGCCTGTACACACCGGCCAACAGCATCTCCAACGAAGAGCTGGTGCAGTCTTTCAATACCTATGTCGCGCAGTTCAATGCGGACAACGCCGAGGCCATCGCTCGCGGTGAAGTCCAGGCCCTGACCGAATCCAGTGCCGCGTTCATCGAAAAAGCTTCGGGCATCAAGAGCCGCTTTGTCATGGACAAGGACGGCATCCTTGATCCGCAACGCATGGCCCCGCGCCTGCCGGAGCGTTCCAACGACGAATGGTCGGTGCTGTGCCAGATGGCCATCGGCGCTGCCGAGCAAGCCTTGCAACGTGCCGGCAAGACCGCCGCTGACATCGACGGCGTCATCGTTGCCTGCTCCAACCTGCAACGCGCTTATCCAGCCATCGCCATCGAAGTCCAGGAAGCGCTGGGCATTCAGGGCTTCGGTTTCGACATGAACGTGGCGTGCTCTTCGGCCACGTTTGGCATTCAGGCCGCGGCCAACAGCGTGCAACTGGGCCAGGCGCGGGCGATCCTGATGGTCAACCCGGAAGTCTGCACCGGTCACCTGAACTTCCGTGACCGCGACAGCCATTTCATCTTTGGTGACGCGGCGACTGCGGTGATCATCGAGCGCGCGGATCTGGCGACGTCGAAATATCAGTTCGACGTGGTCAGCACCAAGCTGCTGACCAAGTTCTCCAACAACATCCGCAACAACTTCGGTTTCCTCAACCGTGCTGCGGAGGAGGGCATCGGCGCCCCCGACAAGCTGTTCGTGCAGGAAGGCCGCAAAGTGTTCAAGGACGTCTGCCCGATGGTCGCCGAACTGATCGGTGCACACCTGCAAGAGAACCAGCTCAACGTCGCCGATGTGAAACGCTTCTGGCTGCACCAGGCCAACCTGAGCATGAATCACCTGATCGTGCGCAAGCTGCTGGGGCGCGAAGCCACCGAGGAAGAAGCACCGGTGATTCTCGATACTTACGCCAATACCAGCTCGGCGGGCTCGGTGATTGCCTTCCACAAAAACCAGGATGATCTGGCGTCGGGTTCGCTGGCGGTGCTGAGTTCGTTCGGTGCCGGTTACTCGATCGGTAGCGTGATTCTGCGCAAGCGCTGA
- a CDS encoding GNAT family N-acetyltransferase, with product MPLQRLQNLSEITPASWDALVPDNQPFLRHAFLSALEDSGSVGPHSGWQPEHLLHIEGDRLIAALPSYRKWHSYGEYVFDHGWADACARAGIDYYPKLLTAVPFSPVSGPRLLAATVEDGFELLKSLPGYLQIEELSSAHINFTDPFTDAAMAEQPGWLQRIGCQYHWQNRDYRDFQDFLDALSSRKRKQMRKEREQVAGQGFEFEWLEGRELDEAQWDFVYACYANTYAVRRQAPYLTREFFSLLAERMPEAIRVVLAKQGSRPVAMAFSLVGGDSFYGRYWGCLAEFDRLHFETCFYQGMDYAIAHGIQRFDAGAQGEHKLIRGFEPVITHSWHYLRHPGLKAAVKDFLQQERVGVLAYAEEARTALPYRQT from the coding sequence ATGCCGTTGCAACGCCTGCAAAACCTGTCAGAAATCACCCCGGCAAGCTGGGATGCGCTGGTACCGGATAACCAGCCGTTCCTGCGTCACGCTTTTCTGAGTGCGCTGGAAGACAGTGGCAGTGTCGGCCCACATTCGGGCTGGCAGCCGGAGCATTTGCTGCATATCGAAGGTGATCGACTGATCGCCGCGCTGCCCAGTTACCGCAAGTGGCATTCCTACGGCGAGTACGTGTTCGATCATGGCTGGGCCGACGCCTGCGCGCGGGCCGGCATCGATTACTACCCCAAACTGTTGACTGCCGTGCCGTTCAGTCCGGTCAGCGGCCCGCGCTTGCTGGCGGCAACAGTCGAGGATGGTTTCGAGCTACTGAAGAGCCTGCCGGGGTATCTGCAGATCGAAGAGCTTTCCAGTGCGCACATCAATTTCACCGATCCGTTTACTGACGCGGCGATGGCTGAGCAGCCGGGCTGGTTGCAGCGCATCGGTTGCCAGTATCACTGGCAGAATCGTGATTACCGCGACTTTCAGGATTTCCTCGACGCCCTCAGCTCACGCAAGCGCAAACAGATGCGCAAGGAGCGCGAGCAGGTGGCGGGGCAGGGCTTTGAGTTTGAATGGCTGGAAGGTCGCGAGTTGGACGAGGCGCAGTGGGATTTTGTCTACGCCTGTTATGCCAACACCTATGCGGTGCGACGGCAGGCGCCGTATCTGACCCGCGAATTCTTCAGCCTGCTGGCCGAGCGCATGCCCGAAGCGATTCGCGTGGTGCTGGCGAAGCAGGGCTCAAGGCCGGTCGCAATGGCCTTCAGCCTGGTCGGTGGCGATAGTTTTTACGGGCGCTACTGGGGCTGCCTGGCCGAGTTTGATCGGCTGCATTTCGAGACGTGTTTTTATCAGGGCATGGATTATGCGATTGCCCATGGCATCCAGCGCTTCGATGCCGGCGCTCAAGGCGAGCACAAGTTGATTCGTGGTTTTGAACCGGTGATCACCCATTCCTGGCATTACCTGCGCCATCCGGGATTGAAAGCGGCGGTAAAAGATTTTCTTCAGCAAGAGCGCGTCGGGGTCCTGGCGTATGCCGAAGAGGCGAGAACGGCGTTGCCCTATCGCCAAACCTAG
- the hrpA gene encoding ATP-dependent RNA helicase HrpA: MTDESPSIDKLLKNLDHAMLADRHRLRRQLLELRKKPDEAKLAQWVTRMQASCDQVLARRASLPVIRYDDSLPIAAKRDEIKKALEQHQVLIIAGETGSGKTTQLPKICLEIGRGQHGLIGHTQPRRIAARSVASRVAEELGTPLGALVGYQVRFEDQSDANTLIKLMTDGILLAETQNDRYLERYDTIIVDEAHERSLNIDFLLGYLKTLLPRRPDLKVIITSATIDLERFSRHFDDAPIVEVSGRTFPVDTWYRPLTLEQDEEGNRVEDDLTVDQAILATLDEIAAYERSERRSPGDVLVFLPGEREIRDAADMLRKAQLKHTEILPLYARLSPAEQQRIFQSHPGRRVVLATNVAETSLTVPGIRYVIDSGTARISRYSYRAKVQRLPIEAISQASANQRKGRCGRVEPGICVRLYSEEDFLGRPEFTDPEILRTNLAAVILQMLHLRLGEITAFPFIEPPDGKAISDGFNLLQELSAVDRNSQLTPLGRQLARLPVDPRMGRMLLEAAKLGSLQEVLIVASAMSIQDPRERPPERQQAADQAHAQWKDPDSDFAGLVNLWRGFEEQRQALTASPLRNWCRKNFLNYLRLREWRDSHRQLSLICRDMQLSLNKEPADYPKLHKAVLVGLLSQIGQKTEDGDYLGARQRRFWIHPSSGIGKKRPQWLMTAELVETTKLYARMVAKIDADWIEPLAGHLIKKNHFEPHWEKKRGQVVAYEQITLFGLIVVGRRPVHYGPVDPVVSRELFIREGLVRGEIQSRAKCLSANQKLLEQLDELEAKARRRDILADEETLYAFYDARLPAEIHQTATFDSWYKVNSQKDPQLLIMREEDVLAREASEVTARDYPDTLHIGDLELALTYHFEPNHPRDGVTLRVPAPLLPMLPPERLEWLVPGLIEAKCIALVRNLPKALRKNFVPVPDFIKAALQRMTFADGSLPQALGRELLRMTGARVSDEAWAEAAQQVESHLRMNLEIVDGQGKFLGEGRDLAELTARFAEASQAALAVPQSAKSQQPVEAKVFAPVAEKTQQKIAGLSMTVYPALVEEGGTVKEGRFSTPAEAEFQHRRALQRLLMQQLAEPAKFLRGKLPGQTELGLLYRELGRVDALIEDILLASLDSCILEGEDPLPRDGAGLAALAERKRGNWTEHAERVARLTLEILKIWHGLQKRFKGKIDLAQAVALNDIKQQIGHLVYPGFVRETPMQWLKELPRYLKAVEQRFEKLGAQVQKDRVWSGELAGLWAQYQTRAAKHAQEGKRDPQLELYRWWLEEYRVSLFAQQLGTKVPISDKRLNKQWSQVEP, translated from the coding sequence ATGACCGACGAATCGCCCTCCATCGACAAACTGCTGAAAAATCTCGATCACGCCATGCTCGCCGACCGTCACCGGCTGCGGCGGCAGTTGCTTGAGCTGCGCAAGAAACCCGACGAAGCCAAACTGGCGCAGTGGGTGACGCGCATGCAGGCGTCCTGTGATCAGGTGCTGGCGCGCCGCGCCAGCCTGCCGGTGATTCGTTACGACGACAGTTTGCCGATTGCAGCCAAGCGCGACGAGATCAAAAAGGCCCTTGAGCAACATCAGGTGCTGATCATCGCCGGCGAAACCGGTTCGGGCAAAACCACGCAGTTGCCGAAAATCTGTCTGGAGATCGGTCGCGGTCAGCATGGCCTGATTGGCCATACCCAGCCGCGTCGGATCGCCGCGCGCAGCGTTGCCAGTCGCGTTGCCGAGGAGCTTGGCACGCCGCTCGGTGCGCTGGTCGGCTATCAGGTGCGCTTTGAAGACCAGAGCGATGCCAACACCCTGATCAAGCTGATGACCGACGGCATCCTGCTCGCGGAAACCCAGAACGACCGCTACCTCGAACGCTACGACACGATCATCGTCGACGAAGCCCACGAGCGCAGCCTCAACATCGACTTCCTTCTCGGCTATCTGAAAACCCTGCTGCCGCGGCGTCCCGACCTGAAAGTCATCATCACTTCGGCGACCATCGATCTGGAGCGCTTCTCCAGGCATTTCGACGATGCACCCATTGTCGAAGTGTCGGGCCGTACCTTCCCGGTGGACACCTGGTATCGCCCGCTGACGCTGGAGCAGGACGAGGAGGGCAACCGCGTCGAGGATGACTTGACGGTCGATCAAGCGATTCTCGCCACCCTCGACGAAATCGCTGCGTACGAGCGTAGCGAGCGCCGCAGCCCCGGTGATGTGTTGGTATTCCTGCCGGGTGAGCGCGAGATTCGCGACGCCGCCGACATGCTGCGCAAGGCCCAGCTCAAACACACCGAAATCCTGCCGCTGTACGCGCGCCTGTCGCCGGCCGAACAGCAGCGGATTTTCCAGTCGCATCCGGGCCGCCGCGTGGTACTGGCGACCAACGTTGCCGAGACCTCGCTGACCGTGCCGGGCATTCGCTACGTGATCGACAGCGGCACCGCGCGCATCAGCCGCTACAGCTACCGCGCCAAGGTCCAGCGTCTGCCGATCGAAGCGATTTCCCAGGCCAGTGCTAATCAGCGTAAGGGCCGTTGCGGGCGGGTCGAGCCGGGCATCTGCGTGCGTTTGTACAGCGAGGAAGATTTCCTCGGTCGTCCGGAATTCACCGATCCGGAAATTCTGCGCACCAACCTCGCCGCCGTGATTTTGCAGATGCTGCACCTGCGCCTCGGCGAAATTACCGCGTTCCCGTTTATCGAGCCGCCGGACGGCAAGGCGATCAGCGACGGCTTCAATTTGCTGCAAGAGCTTTCGGCGGTGGATCGCAACAGCCAACTGACGCCACTCGGTCGGCAGTTGGCGCGCTTGCCGGTGGATCCGCGCATGGGCCGCATGCTGCTCGAAGCGGCAAAACTCGGCAGTCTGCAGGAAGTGCTGATCGTCGCCAGTGCCATGTCGATTCAGGATCCGCGCGAGCGGCCGCCGGAGCGTCAGCAAGCGGCCGACCAGGCCCATGCGCAATGGAAGGACCCTGACTCGGATTTCGCCGGGCTGGTCAATTTGTGGCGTGGTTTCGAAGAGCAACGCCAGGCGCTGACCGCCAGCCCGTTGCGCAACTGGTGCCGCAAGAACTTCCTCAATTATTTGCGTTTGCGCGAGTGGCGCGACTCTCACCGCCAGTTGAGCCTGATCTGCCGCGACATGCAGTTGAGCCTGAATAAAGAGCCGGCGGATTATCCGAAGCTGCACAAAGCGGTGCTGGTCGGTCTGCTCAGCCAGATCGGTCAGAAAACCGAGGACGGCGATTACCTCGGCGCGCGCCAGCGGCGCTTCTGGATTCACCCCTCTTCAGGCATCGGCAAGAAGCGCCCGCAGTGGTTGATGACCGCCGAACTGGTGGAAACCACCAAGCTCTATGCGCGCATGGTCGCCAAGATCGACGCCGACTGGATCGAACCGCTGGCCGGGCACCTGATCAAGAAAAACCACTTCGAACCGCATTGGGAAAAGAAGCGCGGCCAGGTCGTGGCGTACGAGCAGATCACCCTGTTCGGGTTGATCGTGGTCGGTCGTCGTCCGGTGCATTACGGTCCGGTGGACCCAGTGGTCTCGCGTGAGCTGTTTATCCGCGAAGGCCTGGTGCGCGGCGAGATTCAGTCGCGGGCCAAATGCCTGAGCGCCAATCAGAAACTGCTCGAGCAGCTCGACGAACTGGAAGCCAAGGCTCGCCGTCGCGACATTCTCGCCGACGAAGAAACCTTGTACGCCTTCTACGATGCGCGTCTGCCGGCGGAGATCCACCAGACCGCGACCTTCGACAGTTGGTACAAGGTCAACAGCCAGAAAGACCCGCAGTTGTTGATCATGCGCGAAGAAGACGTGCTGGCCCGCGAGGCCAGCGAAGTCACCGCCCGCGATTACCCGGATACGCTGCATATCGGCGATCTGGAGCTGGCGCTGACTTACCACTTCGAACCGAATCACCCGCGCGATGGCGTGACCTTGCGCGTACCGGCGCCGCTGCTGCCGATGCTGCCGCCGGAACGTCTGGAATGGCTGGTGCCGGGGCTGATCGAGGCCAAGTGCATTGCGCTGGTGCGCAACCTGCCGAAAGCCCTGCGCAAGAACTTCGTGCCGGTGCCGGACTTCATCAAAGCCGCGCTGCAGCGCATGACCTTCGCCGACGGCTCGCTGCCGCAAGCGCTCGGCCGCGAGCTGCTGCGCATGACCGGCGCGCGGGTCAGCGATGAAGCGTGGGCGGAAGCTGCGCAACAGGTCGAAAGCCATCTGCGCATGAACCTGGAAATCGTCGACGGCCAAGGCAAGTTCCTCGGTGAAGGTCGCGATCTGGCCGAGCTGACCGCACGCTTTGCCGAAGCCAGTCAGGCCGCACTGGCGGTGCCGCAGAGTGCGAAAAGTCAGCAACCGGTCGAGGCGAAAGTCTTCGCGCCGGTGGCGGAAAAGACTCAGCAGAAGATCGCCGGGCTGTCGATGACGGTGTACCCGGCGCTGGTGGAAGAGGGCGGTACGGTCAAGGAAGGGCGTTTCTCCACCCCGGCCGAAGCCGAGTTCCAGCATCGCCGTGCCTTGCAGCGCTTGTTGATGCAACAACTGGCCGAGCCGGCGAAATTCCTGCGTGGCAAGTTGCCGGGGCAAACCGAGCTGGGGCTGCTGTATCGCGAACTGGGCCGGGTCGATGCGCTGATCGAAGACATTTTGCTGGCCAGCCTCGACAGCTGCATTCTCGAAGGCGAAGACCCGTTGCCCCGCGACGGCGCCGGGTTGGCGGCATTGGCCGAGCGCAAACGTGGTAACTGGACCGAGCATGCCGAGCGCGTGGCGCGGTTGACCCTGGAAATCCTCAAGATCTGGCACGGCCTGCAAAAGCGCTTCAAGGGCAAGATCGATCTTGCTCAGGCAGTGGCGCTCAACGACATCAAGCAGCAGATCGGCCATCTGGTCTATCCGGGCTTCGTCCGCGAAACGCCGATGCAGTGGCTCAAGGAACTGCCGCGTTATCTGAAAGCGGTCGAGCAGCGTTTCGAGAAACTCGGCGCGCAAGTACAGAAGGACCGGGTCTGGAGCGGCGAACTCGCCGGCCTGTGGGCGCAATACCAGACCCGCGCGGCCAAGCATGCGCAGGAAGGCAAACGCGATCCGCAACTGGAATTGTACCGCTGGTGGCTGGAGGAATACCGCGTGTCGCTGTTTGCCCAGCAGTTGGGCACGAAAGTACCGATCTCCGACAAGCGCCTGAACAAACAGTGGAGCCAGGTAGAGCCCTGA
- a CDS encoding putative porin yields the protein MRLASTKTAAALCGGLLLAMSVPASAAVDAKLLDMLKANGSISQAQYIELQTELAKDQKAQQIARQAQQETNEQVAAVAKKTNEQSAFDQKLAWAAKTQFKGDVRIRQETIKIDGEPNNGGRDKDRQRIRARLGAYTEINPQVDTGIRIATGGGDDARSTNQDQDNYFDKKQIWLDLGYIDYHPDQIKNLHVIGGKMLQPWVSMGDVIWDSDINPEGLAVTYKYPLGSSAELFGSLGNYNLKDNVDGDGVQFRHDLRLTAGQLGSRFNITDNLKLTLGGSVYAYQNDEDSRCTGTSTPCALAVNGNSANNEFRLYEGFSQVDIGGLPMPLSFYGQYVKNNDAVTDQDTAWLLGAKSKVFGFNLDYNYRDVQRNAVVGAFTDSDFANGTTGSRGHKFKVGYDIDKNFAVGATYFLTKADFASRGQRDADANTLQLDAEAKF from the coding sequence ATGCGTCTTGCTTCCACCAAAACTGCGGCGGCCCTGTGCGGCGGCTTGTTGCTGGCCATGAGCGTTCCGGCCAGTGCTGCAGTCGACGCCAAACTGCTCGACATGCTCAAAGCCAACGGGTCGATTTCCCAGGCGCAGTACATCGAGCTGCAAACAGAACTGGCCAAGGATCAGAAGGCTCAGCAGATCGCCCGGCAGGCGCAGCAGGAAACCAACGAGCAAGTGGCGGCGGTCGCGAAAAAGACCAACGAACAGAGCGCGTTCGACCAGAAACTGGCTTGGGCGGCCAAGACTCAGTTCAAGGGCGACGTGCGTATCCGTCAGGAAACCATCAAGATCGACGGCGAGCCGAACAACGGCGGCCGCGACAAGGACCGTCAGCGCATCCGTGCACGTCTGGGCGCTTACACCGAGATCAACCCGCAAGTCGACACCGGCATCCGTATCGCCACCGGCGGCGGCGACGATGCCCGTTCGACCAACCAGGACCAGGACAACTACTTCGACAAGAAGCAGATCTGGCTCGACCTCGGTTACATCGACTACCACCCGGATCAAATCAAGAACCTGCACGTCATCGGCGGCAAGATGCTGCAACCGTGGGTCAGCATGGGCGACGTGATCTGGGACAGCGACATCAACCCGGAAGGTCTGGCCGTTACCTACAAATATCCACTGGGCAGCAGCGCCGAACTGTTCGGCAGCCTGGGTAACTACAACCTCAAGGACAACGTTGACGGCGACGGCGTGCAATTCCGCCACGACCTGCGCCTGACCGCCGGCCAGTTGGGGAGCCGCTTCAACATCACCGACAACCTGAAACTGACTCTGGGCGGCAGCGTCTACGCCTACCAGAACGATGAAGACAGCCGCTGCACCGGCACCTCCACGCCGTGCGCCCTGGCGGTCAACGGCAACTCGGCCAACAACGAATTCCGTCTGTATGAGGGGTTCAGCCAGGTCGACATCGGCGGTCTGCCGATGCCGCTGTCGTTCTACGGCCAGTACGTGAAGAACAACGATGCCGTGACCGATCAGGACACTGCCTGGTTGCTCGGTGCCAAGTCGAAAGTCTTCGGTTTCAACCTCGACTACAACTATCGTGACGTGCAGCGCAACGCCGTGGTCGGTGCCTTCACCGACTCCGACTTTGCCAACGGCACTACCGGCTCGCGCGGGCACAAGTTCAAGGTCGGTTACGACATCGACAAGAACTTCGCCGTCGGCGCCACGTACTTCCTGACCAAGGCTGATTTCGCCAGCCGTGGTCAGCGCGATGCCGATGCCAACACCTTGCAGTTGGATGCCGAAGCCAAGTTCTAA
- a CDS encoding anti-sigma factor family protein yields the protein MLTCKEQVARSSDYLDGQLSFRETLMVRHHLLFCPNCRRFMRQMRLMQATLKAMPEQPDENVDALAERLAEQRRNNSP from the coding sequence ATGTTGACCTGCAAGGAGCAAGTGGCACGATCCAGCGATTATCTCGACGGCCAACTGAGCTTTCGTGAGACGCTGATGGTGCGTCATCACCTGTTGTTCTGCCCCAACTGCCGGCGTTTCATGCGGCAGATGCGCTTGATGCAGGCGACGCTCAAAGCCATGCCGGAACAACCTGACGAGAATGTTGATGCGCTGGCCGAGCGCTTGGCCGAGCAGCGCCGCAACAACAGTCCTTGA
- a CDS encoding RNA polymerase sigma factor, translating into MAADDTQLLARLLAGEQQAFKELVTTYQSAMRAVAYAIVGQRHVEEVVQDAWLSVVRHLGSFEGRSSLKTWLLTITANSAKSRYKLNRREVLMDDLPAPHGTLGDERFSSSDGHWLVAPFAWHQDTPEALLTENELRECLEHTLLSLSELQSSVLLLRERQGLELEEICNLLEISLSNVRVLLHRARLKVFATVEHFEETGEC; encoded by the coding sequence ATGGCGGCTGACGACACCCAATTGCTCGCGCGCTTGCTGGCGGGGGAGCAACAGGCGTTCAAGGAACTGGTCACGACTTATCAAAGCGCCATGCGCGCGGTGGCTTATGCGATTGTCGGCCAGCGTCATGTCGAAGAAGTAGTGCAGGATGCCTGGCTGTCGGTGGTGCGCCATTTGGGTAGCTTCGAGGGCCGATCCAGTCTCAAGACCTGGTTGCTGACCATCACCGCCAACTCGGCCAAGAGTCGCTACAAGCTCAATCGCCGGGAAGTGCTGATGGACGATCTGCCGGCGCCGCACGGCACCCTTGGCGATGAACGCTTCTCCTCAAGCGACGGGCATTGGCTGGTCGCGCCTTTCGCCTGGCATCAGGACACTCCCGAAGCGCTGCTGACCGAAAATGAACTGCGCGAATGCCTCGAGCACACCTTGCTGAGCCTCTCTGAGTTACAAAGCAGCGTATTGCTGTTGCGCGAACGGCAGGGCCTGGAGCTGGAAGAAATCTGTAATCTTCTGGAAATATCGCTCTCCAATGTCCGCGTGCTGCTGCACCGGGCGCGCTTGAAGGTCTTTGCGACCGTGGAACATTTTGAGGAGACGGGAGAATGTTGA